Genomic window (SAR202 cluster bacterium):
AGGGACTAACTCAATCACTACTGACTTCCCAAATAAAGCTGCAAAAATAATTCATGCAATGAAGGCTGAATTTTTAGCTCAAACTAATCCTAGAATATTTCAAAACAATAATGTTATTCCTAAAGAATCCAGAAAAGTTCCAAAAACGCCCCAAACTGAAGCTGAATTAATTAGCGGAGATTAAGTCCAAGGACTATCGGCTACAGCATTTCGGGCAGCAATTCGCCCAAATGCAAAACATTCACCAATATTTCCAGTACCCTGATAAAGATAACTATATATAGAGCCAAGTTCACCAGCGCTATATAACCGTGGTATAGGTGATCCATCAGGTCGTATGATTTGAGCATT
Coding sequences:
- a CDS encoding FAD-binding protein, whose protein sequence is VLQDTINKWNYSCELGEDIEYERKLMLNPLVTAPFYAVALSPTMLNTQGGPRRNTNAQIIRPDGSPIPRLYSAGELGSIYSYLYQGTGNIGECFAFGRIAARNAVADSPWT